GATTCTCTTTATTCAATGGGGTGAGGAGAGCGCCTTTCTTAAGACGGCTTCAAACGCCACAGGCTCATGGAGCATCAAGAATGTGGCGCAGGTTAATGAAGCCGAAGTATACAGCATAGATGTTGACGAACATGGAAACAGCCACGTGGCGTATTTTGATTACTTGATTGAAGATAATTACGATATCTTTTACGCAACCGATAAGGAAGGGTCATTCGCATCCGTCAATCTCACGGATGACGGTCTGTTGCAGGTGGCGCCGGTTCTCAAGATAGACCGCGAAGGCGCACCGCATATCATCTACGTTCAGGCAGACGAGGTAAATGCGCAGCTGTACCATGGATGGTTAGAAGACGGCGAGCTGAAAGGCGCGGAGAAGATCACAACAAATCTTTATCAGGACGACTACATCGGTTACGACATGGTTTTTGACCCATTGCATGGCGTGCACGTTTTCTATATAGGAGACGACACCTACCTCTGGAAAGCGACATCCGGCGAGCCCGCATGGCTTAAGGAAAAGATCAACTCTCTTTCAAGCGAGTGGCCTTCGGCTGTAGCCGATCCAATGGGATCTCTTCACGTTGCATACGACGCCGACAGAGCAAGCATTCATTACACCACGAATGCGAGCGGAACCTGGCAGGATGAGATAGTAACCGACAACGCTCCGGAGGGAGGCGGGGACTGGAGACCGAATCTTGTGCTCGACAACCTTTTCGGGTATCACGCGGTAGGCAAGCCCCATATCGCCTGGATCCGCTATGGCTCCGATTACTGGGGAGATTTATGGTATTCTACAAAGCCCGATGCGAACTGGGCGGAGGAGGCGATAACCTCTGAGCCTGGCAAGGATGAATGGCCCGGTTTCGGCCGCTACTTCGCCATAGATGCCGAAG
The bacterium genome window above contains:
- a CDS encoding T9SS type A sorting domain-containing protein; this encodes MKKTVFLVFSLTALLTAVEWNTVQITQENYDAFSPVLALDHAGKARILFIQWGEESAFLKTASNATGSWSIKNVAQVNEAEVYSIDVDEHGNSHVAYFDYLIEDNYDIFYATDKEGSFASVNLTDDGLLQVAPVLKIDREGAPHIIYVQADEVNAQLYHGWLEDGELKGAEKITTNLYQDDYIGYDMVFDPLHGVHVFYIGDDTYLWKATSGEPAWLKEKINSLSSEWPSAVADPMGSLHVAYDADRASIHYTTNASGTWQDEIVTDNAPEGGGDWRPNLVLDNLFGYHAVGKPHIAWIRYGSDYWGDLWYSTKPDANWAEEAITSEPGKDEWPGFGRYFAIDAEGYGHIVYDYPDSEEIWQIMYAKSKEPIAEPVAIAEDPPRNLSPSLSICGAQIRFSIPQSSFIRLTLYDASGRMVKELASGTYPAGQNEIGVNSSALPAGVYFARLESNNASVNARMVLIK